The segment atcttaaggcaaggcaagcagtccTAACTGATGCATTCAGTACTTGGGAGCCGCCACTGTCCTAGAAAGGAGCAAAAGGTCTGTGACATAGTGTCTCTCCCCAGGGATGGAATCATGAGATGAGATCACCTGACAGGCCTATGCCCCCAACCCTttacctttgccccattcttgaaagccttaaaaggcaGAATGCCAGCCTTTAGGTATGCCTCCTCCTCTCTGAAGTTGCCTGCCCTCCCCTTCCTTGGAGTATTTTCAAAGACTTTTTACTGCTCAGCTTATTAAATTTTGTCgatgtgctcttccagtggtgtctttggcACTTTGCAATTTCACTCCATTTTCCAGACCTTAAGCATAAGTGTtcactctctgtcctactccagataAGCAAGTAAACCTGCCTGTATCTACTTTGACTCTAGCCCATTCCTCCCTTAGAGtatgttcaaataaaacttcactctacttcactgctgtgtctctgcccttcaattctttgttgcagcagggacgAGAGCCGAGGAGAACAAACCCACCACCCCAGCACATCTGTAGCACATGCTTACTCAGCGACACCACGTCGGCTGCCATTAGCGAGCACTGGTGAAGATCCAGGGCTTCCAGGTGCTCCAACTTGGCCAGCTGAGCTGCTGAGTCTTCAAAACCTCCACCCAGTTCCTTGTTGCAGGAAAGGTCCAGTTTCCTCAGCTCACTCATGTAGCTAAAAGCAGCATCTACAAATAAAGCCAAACTCCCATTCAGACATATCACAAGGTGGGaggcagaggtggggtgggggatggggcagGTGTGCAGAAGGGAGACTGAGAAAATACACTGGGCTCACAAAAGCCAAGACAGAGGAATAACTTCAGACTCCCTGCCATTTAGTCCCCTTTGGACCTGACAATGGCTTCAAACCCACACTTCCTACGATCTGTGTAGACTGCCAATGATTCTGATCAGAAATCTGCAAGTAATGGCTGTCCCCCTACTACACTTGAGCACTGGAGTTTTCATAGAATTCTAGGCTTCTAGAATAGAATTCTATAACATTGTATAGGATTTCAACTTTGGGGGTACAAGAGGGTGCAATGGCCAAGGGAGGAAGCTTAACATTTCTGAAACCATTTCCCACAGGAAAGTATCTGGGGTTTATAGAGTGGAGGCTGGGAGGGAAGTCACCAGATAGATCAGCCTTCTGAATGATTTTCACTGTCTTGGGCAAAACAGGGTGGAGAGCCACACAAGTGGAAAATGTATGAaagtttatgtgtgtatgtgtgtttgtgtgtgtgtgagtgtgtatgtatgcacatataAACTTCAGGCATTGCTAACTCACCTAATAGTTGGACACTGTTTTGTGATAATCCACATGAATGTAACTTCAATACTTTCAGATTTGAAGTACTTTTTAATCCTTGAGCAATGCTTTTTAGACTGCCACCGATGTTTCTGTTAATGGAAAGATCAAGTACTTCAAGACTTTTCAGCATAGGTAGCAACTGACCTGGAAGAAAAGGAATCCAAATCAGAGCTACTCAATAAAAGCGCAGTGTGtaaaagctgggacaggcgggaTGGGTACGGCTTCATGACTGGGGGTTACTGAGGGTAAGGGAAGTGCTGCCACCTTTGACTCCCAGCGATCCAGTCACGGCatcttcacatttatttttttctgagagggaCTTTTCCAAATTCCACTTACCCACAAAGGTCCcatcctctgatgtgagggcacaATCCACAAGCTCAAGCGTTTGCATCTTGCTCCCTTCTTGGACTGCCTGGAGGATCAGAGGCAGCGTTCCTCCCACTTTACTGTTCCAGGACAAATTCAGCTCTTCAAGTTCAGGTATTGCTTTAAGCGCATCTCCTGGAACAAAATGATTTGAAGAAGATCAATTTGATCACTAGTTCGCAAAGCAGGGAATTCATTTCAAAATCAGTACAACCATTATTTATGGACTATCAAAGCTGGGCCAGGTACCAGGTACTGGTGCCaaggaacagagagaataaaAGGACCCAGGTCCTGCCCACCCCCAGCGGTGAGCTTCTGCATTTACAGGCACAGCAAGTCCAGTACCTCCAAAGATCTGAAGCCTTGCTTTGGAGCAAGTTTTGTTGTAAAACAAATAAACCTATCAGTAGTATGGTTATTACTGGCTGTTTCTGTGGCAGTAAACATTTGTACTAGTTTATCTGCCTTCCCCCACCACCCTCTCTGGGGTCTGCATCACTGAGAAGCTTGGCCAGAGGTAGACGTGACAGAGAGTAGGACCCTGGCCACCACAGGAGTAGAGCTCACTGTGATGTCaagaatatcacacaccacaGAACCAGCCACGACAAAGAACTTAACACCGGACTGTCAGGCACTAGCACCTCCTAACAGCCGCAGCCACCTCTGGGGTAGAGCAGGGTGTGTAAGAAAGGGGTGAAACTTGATGCTTCTGAAACCATTTCCCACAGGAAAACATCTGAGGGCTCCAGAGTGGAGACTGGGAGAGAATAGGGAAGTGACTGGCAAAACCAGCCTTAGGAATGATTTTCACTGCCTTGGGTCAAACAGGACAGAGGGCACACACCTGGAAAATGTACTTTCTCAGCATTCACAGTCTATCTTACCACCAAACAATTGCATGCTGGAAAATCCCTTGTGTTCAGAATTCACTCTTCCACTGTCTGCTCCTGGGCTTGGACTTCTACCATGGGTTATTCATTGTTTGGATTAAGGTTTTAGGAGTCCAGAATCCCCGTGTTAAAATGCATGTTCTCCTGGCACAGGTGTGACTTTGTGTGCCACTGCCTGTCAACTGGAGATAGTTCTCTGCAGTCCTGAGGTGTCCCCCAGGGTCGTGGAGAAAGTGCGTCACTGATTAGCTGTGCCACAGGGCACACAGAACTGGAGTGCCGTGCAGGTGCCATCCAGCACTAAGCAACTGCAGCAAGTGCGGTAATGTTGAAACACCTTCTGATTTGTGTTCTTTTATCAGTAAACCATTTATTCTCCCCAAACCCCATCTACCAAAGGCTAAGGAAAGCCCCAGCTGATGGGAAGGATTGcagaagtccttccagagagacTCTGGAAAGGGAGGAGGGCACAAAACCTCAGAGCGACAAACTATAGGCTGTCTCCTGGACCAGGAAAGCTTGGAGTGGGTGCCAGGGAAGAAATTCCATATTCTGGTTTCTCAAGGTTGGAGGATCATGAAAAATTTTAGGTTGatcatagaaaataaagaaactacattttcttttcatacttGAGTAACCGTGTTAAACTGCAACTCTGCTATACAATAACCAGCTGCTAACCAGTAGGGCTAAATTGAGCATGTAAAACCACAGAAAGGTAATTTTGGATGAGGGAATGACAAAAGCAGGATCTACCAAttgttaagcacctactatgtgctggtcATCTGGTAGGCACctcaaaaaatttattttatcctcacaacaatTTTTTGAGGTAGATATCCCCATTTCAgaggtaagaaaactgagacccagaaaggttaaataatttgtccatGGTCACAAATCTAGTTTGAGCTGAAACTAGGACTTGAACTAGGATCTGGCCATGCATATTTTCCCTCAGCTATTGGAGGGGTGGGCCAGGGGGCATCAATAGGCCCTGATTTTCCTGAAGTGGCATTAGAGAAAAGATAGTTGTCATgaattatgttattttaaaagaaatttttgcAGAGATGTAATGACCAAAATACATTACCAAAAACAGAAACTTCAGACCaaaagaagaattttttaaaaatcagtgacaTCTAAAACCAGGAAGCATTTTAGTAAAGCAGTTGGGTTAGTAGTAGCATGACAAGTTTTATCCTATGTTGCATGTTATTCTAGGTTCAGTATATGAAGTAACTTAATAGAGGTCTAGATCTATTTAAACCCTTACTTTTAGTTGAAAAATCTTGTTttgctcaatttttttaaatggaggtaGAAAAATAGCAGATTATTTTGGAATTGGAAAAGGATTATTACCTATCCTAAttcctctattttacagatgagattgttagatagaaagacagacataagCAGCCacggaaggggaagataaggcttAAGGGGAAAAACCCACCCAGACCCTGCCTAGGGAGGGGTTACCAGTTGAGGACGACAAAGGATTTGCAGGCAGATAACTTCCTTGCCTGTAGGGACCAGGCCAAACCGGTCCCAACCAGGTCCCAGCCCAGGCGCaatacaacaaaattaaaaaccacCCAGACCACatctcatcataatctcattaaaataaaattgcggTGTTGcacccctctgcccctgccctgccttgGGCTTTCCTGTGTGCATTCTGGGAAAGGATGCGggcactgagagggatggctagATAAATGAACCTGTCAAGCAAATGACctcaccttgtcaatcaaagaggtgcctcctagCCAGAATGTAATAAAAAAGAGCCTCCCATCTGAAGGATCAAGGCCTTTGCGTACTTGACTCGGTCCCAGAGCTCCCTtgaagtgtattcaaataaaactttcactccgCTTCACTACTgtatctctgcctttcaattctttgtttagGTGAGGACAAGGACCCAGGAGAGCAAACTCAACCCACAACAAGATGACAGACCCAGAATGAGCAAATTTTAGTCATCTCCATTTCAACTCCATGAGACAGGTGCCTTTTAGCCtcattcccttctctctcctgggGCTTAGCACAAAGCTACTACAGGTTACACAGCTCTTTGGAAGTTATGCAGGTGCTCAACACAGCATTGCATCCTATGCAGTGACCCAGATCATTTGCCCTTGAGGGTCGGTTGCAAAGGTGCATCAAGCAAAGTGTTTTCCTGGAAGCATTCATCATACCCAGTGCTCGAACATCATCAGTGGTGAGTCTGCAACTACCCAGCCTCAGGATTTTTAACTTGCTGACAAGATGCATTTGGGGCATGATTGAAGGGAGGGTTCCGCCTACAAAATCATTCCAGGAAATATCGAGTTTTTCCAAGTCTGGGAGAAAAGGCAGCAAAGCAACTaaaagagaacaagagaaaaCGGATTTACACATGTGATTTGTGATTCGTAGTAAATAGGATTCATGCCTACTGCACTGTAAAACAGGGAGGGGTCTCAGCTGTGCAGTTGAAGAAATTGTAACATTTACCTTTCCTACTTCTTGGGACATTTTGTATTTCTGCTAAATAACTGCGCTCTGAAAATGCAGTGGTGTCTCCTTAAGATTTCATAAAACCGCCTTTATTGTAGTGGAAATGGTAGTTCTACTATTACTACCATTGTCCTGTAATGTGTATACTAGTCCTCTTATTTTGCAGATTTCTCTGTTATCTATCTGTCACCCCGCCATCCTATTGGATCCCCAGGCCTTCAGCTGGGACTCTTAATAAATGTCACTTAAATTACCTAGATTACTTTAAgatgttaaattatataaattacttTAAGACTACTCTGTTAGCCAGGATATTGCTGAGATTGAGGGTGCctgttacctttttttaaaaatcaaaattgtgATTACCAGGGGGTATCCCCATCTTAAAAAGCTCCTATTATACTTAAATGGACCAACATGTGGAGGTTTAGACAGGCACAAAGCCTGATGGGAACCTTCTCTGAGGCTCTGTCATTGTTCATTTAAAGTGAAGAAAGATTCCCGAAGGTCATCTTTGCCTCCTGAAGCAACAAGATTTGAGAGTAGAAGTGCCATCATAAAGGAGGTAAAGCATctttgcttgtttgcttttaaaCATCTGTCTTGAGTGTTGAAATGCTGGCAGCAGTCGGAAGCAACATGCTGAGCTTCTATAGTTAAAGTCACAGCAATTCCAGACTTTCCAAAATTCTGAGCCATGCTTAAGagcaaaaaattattttcttttcactagCATTCAAAGCACTTTAGTATTTTCATCTTGTTCACCATGATCCTAACtttatgaagtataaaaatctgtggaacacattaataaggaaaaagtaaaacaaacgaAGATTTCTGAGGTCCTACTCTTAGAGACTCTGATTCAGAGGGTTTGTGTTGAACTCAAGAGCTTACATTTCCACAAGTTCTTCAAAAGATTCTGACATTTGAGACCAACGGGTGTAGTTAGGGTTCCCAATTAAGTGAGCTGTCCAAAATATAATGGCTTGGATTATAGTTAAAACAGTAAAGGActccaccacacacaaaacacagttCTTTTGATACCACTGTTGGTAGACACATCTAACtggattaaaacatttatttaaggtatctgagaaaaaaagaaaggaagaaaaaggtggtgatggtggtgtgaGGAGGGATTTCTCCACAGCCATACTCCTGCTTAGGTGTAACAATGGCAGTTACACTTTTGTGTACAAAAGGGATAAGCAATAATTGCTGGCAGCTAAGCTTTTCATTCCACAGATAACTAAACAACACAATAGCTCTTTAAGTTCCCAGCAGGGCTCAGTTTTGTGTATGAATTTCATGAGTTTATATCATATGCAAGAATAGATGTTTTTCAGGGAACAAGAGGCAATCAGAAGGGAGGTAAACTTGTGGAAAAACAAGCAGATGAACTTTAATCCTAGCCTCAGCTCAAATCTTTGAAACCTTAGGAAGTATCAATTaactcattaaaaagaaaacaacaacagtgATGCAGCTCTCATCCTCGAAAGACCCTGGGTTGCCAAGTGAGAAATGAGTGTGTTTTCCCATTCATTTCCTCTGTGCAAAGGCAACTGCATACAGACCCAGTTCCCTCACGTCCGCTGTTGTTAATCTGCAGTTATTCAGATCAAGACACTTGTCGACAGCCTTTCTGCCCAGCTTCTGCAGGAACTGCTCATTTTTAACCATCCCAGATCCCAGTTCCATTTCTAAAGCGAGAGGTATAGCTACAAGAATAAAGAAGAATTTGCTGTTAATGACAGTATTAAAGATGCATCATGACTACAGTAAGACAGGTGACAAGACAGACAACAGCCCTGAACCAGTCCCTCGTGAAACCTCAACTCAGATGGGGAAGCACTTACTGGGGGCAAAACCTACCCTCTGTTTCTGCCTGCGGTGCTCAACACTGAGCACACCAAGGACCCTTCTCCCAAAAAGGCCTGAGAAGCTCAGTGGCTCTTCTGTCATCGCCTGACTAGGGCTTTTCAGCCCGTGGACAGAGTCATGCTCTCAAACAAAGAGGTAAGTTGTTAGCACAGTGCTGGAGATGAGCACTGCTGGATGCATGCACAGACATCTTTGTGAATGCAACTGCAGGGTGAGGTGGGAAGCACAGGTTGTTGCATCCTAACCAAACAGCTGAAGAAGGGAAAGCATTGTAACCATCACTGCTGAGTTTCAGATAGCTACAGGGAGTGAGTGAAACATCAGCTGCCCATTTCCCAGACCTTTCGGTGACAAATCCAGAGAGTACTGCCTGGGAGAGCTTTTGTATTTTCTCAATTCCTGCTGTGAATACATTCAGAAAGCCTCATGTGTCCTTCTGGTTATTAGGGTCTACCTTTGTAGCACCCTCACCAAGTCCCTCTATAATAACACTACACTAACCTGAAATCACTAAAATAATAAAAGGTATagttttattgagcacctatgtaTGTACCAGTGCATCACCTACAGCATGTGCCAGCATTCAGGACACATGTAAAACACATCACGCTTTTGTAAGGAAAAATGAATTTGCATGTACTGGCAGTGACTTTAAAGAAGTTTGGGAAGTGAAAATGTACAATTTAAAACATGTACAAAGATTGTGCTGGAATCTAATAGGAAAGTATAAGTTCCAAATGTGCAATAACATTCTACTATCCCtgacacaaaagtataaaaccttTTTTATAGCTAAAAAGAAATATGTTGATACCAGTGAAAATTAAAAGATAGTAAGATTACAGTAGTAATAAATTTAGACTAAAATATTAGCAGGATAATAAAAACCCTACCTCTCTACCATGTCTGCCGGCTGATTTTTAAGAAAACCACCTATGGGAGTACATCTTTACTGAGACGGCTGCTGTTTCTATGTTTCACCAGTAGGAGGCAGCATCATCCACCATTTTACTTACTATGGCCTTCACTTTTTATCACAGTCCACTGGAtacaaggtattttattttgggTAGGGTTGGCAGAtttgggaaaaacaaaaacagcatgtCCAATTAAATTTAACCTTCAGGTAATCATTCTTTAGTaaaagtatgtcccaaatactgCACGTATTTTACCTGGCAACCCTAATTGTGAGTGGAGCATAGAATTGTGGTTGGGGAAGTACTGCCTCTTACATGCCCGTGAGTACAGGACATTTTATTTAAACTTAATACAAAGAGTCACAATTATACTACTTCACAGATTTGGAAACAGAGACTCAGACTGTTATCTAGTAAGTAggagagccagaatttgaatccaGAACAGTCTGTCCAACCCATTTGTGtaagtgtttttttaatttttgtgtttcaaaAAATTTCTCTTCATTGTATCTTatgctttttctcttttgattttaaGATTTATCTCCATAGGCTCAACCTACAGCCATGCTGAAATTCCAGCCGCACCAAACCTTTTTCTTCGTTTACTCCTCAAGCCACTGTTCTGTCAATCTTTGGAAAGAGTGGTTTGTAGTTGCTGGCCCCACTTCTTCACCACATTGACCAATTAACACCCTACATTCTGGTAACTATACTCACCTGTCTATATGAATAGTTTCTCAAAGGTCACCAGCAATGAGCTTCCAGTTGACAGATTCAGAAAtctcttctcagaccacaaccTACTTGGGTGCTCTGCAGTGTCTGATATGATTGGCAAAGCCAAGACCATATGACTGGAAGACCTGGTTCAAATCATGGGTCCATCCAGTGAGCAAGtcacttctctgggccttggtttactcatcaataaaatggagaCTGTAATTCCTGCCCAGTTCACTTTCAAGAACAGAGTGACTTAAATTTACTGGGGCCTCCAAGGGATCTGGGACCCTGCAGTGCCTTTTACCTGAGAGGTACTTTGTcgatatttattgaattaataattgaatcaatacatgaatgaatgagtgaatgaatgattatTAGCTTTATAGTTCCTCAATTGCCAAAATAAATCAACATGATAAATTTTTATCAAAACACCCAAGTAGAAATATGAGTATCAGTGAATGAGATCCCtgacatatttcattttttcatacTCTACAACCCCTATTTTTATAAGGATACCTGATGCCATGCTCAATATATAAACCATATGAGCCAGAGCTGCATTGGGTAGCTGAGATGGGAGGGCTGGCACTCCGTGGCAGGTACAATGTAATCGCACAGAAGCATTTCTGTGGAGTGATTCGGGGCCTTTTCCTGGCTACTGCTGAACCAGGCTCTTgcttctccaggtgattctgtgACTTAAATAGCATCTTCTCATTAAGTGTTTTCCAGCTTATGAGCAAGAATCCCAAGCTTTCATAAAACATGATTACATGTTCATAACATGGGTGGTGCTGTACAAGGAACCAAGATAGCAAGTTCCTGTTTTCAAGGAGCTACCTATCTAATGCAGGAGAACGACAAGAAAGCCACAGTCACAACACAGAGGAGAAGTGCAATGGAGGAGGCATGCAAAGGGCCTGGTAGCACATGGCTGGGACAATAAGTCCCTCAGATTCAGTGGGTGAGTCTTGGCAGGCTTCCAAGAGAAAGTGGTGCATGAATTGCGCCCTAAAAGGCGAGTGGGAGTCAGCCATGTGGGTGGACGTGAGGGAGGAATAAAGGGGGAAGGGTGCAAAGGAAGGGTGGTGATACAGGGAAGGTCTTTCTAGGCACAGGGGACCACTTTGGAGGAATGTGTCCAGTTCAGGAAACTGCAAGCAAATCATCATGTCAGGAACAGAGGATGAACATGGGGTAGGGGGATAGCAGAGGGCATGAGGAGAAAGCCATCTGATCATAAACACCTGGAATATCATGCTTAGAAGCATAGACTTTCTCTTCAAGGCAAAAAAGTCTCAGTGAAAGATTGTATGCAGATTGTACACCATCAAATCTGTAGTTTAGAAAGGGCACCCAGTGGCAGTGTGGAGGACAGGCTGGCAGAAGAGCAAACTAGaagcagagaaaccagtttggGAGCTGTTGCAGTTGTCTAGGCAAAAGACAACGAAGGCCAGAAGAACAATATAGAAAATGCATCAGTCTTAGAGCCATTCTGAGGGTAAAATTAATATGACCCACAAATCACTGAATTTGGGGGGAAATGGGAATGAAGAAGCCAATCAACAGCCTGAGCGGCCACTGTTGCCCGGCTGGGATAACCAGTCGCCTGGTCTTGCACTGCTAATTTAATCAGTTATAGATATTTATTGACCACGTTCCTGAAACTACAAATCATGCTGTAGAACAAATAACAATTTTCTGATAGTCTTCCCTTAAAGGCAGACCTTAACTTCTTATTTTCAAAACTATAGTTAATCTACTTACAGGtaaaaagataattatttttggTATTTATGCAAAATGATGTGACATGAGGGTAgctataaatgaaaaaacaagactgGTCAGGGGTTGATAATTATTAGAGGGCAGTGATCATGGGGAGTCCTCATGTTATTCCCTCTATTTTTGTGCATTTTTGATGATATATTGGTGATATATTGGTGGCATTGTATATGACACATAATTTTTAGACAGAGATTTGGCAATATTTGCTTTCATAAAACTTGAATTCGTAATATCTATTTTGGGAATTTAGCCTAAAAAAATAGCTGAAATACGATGAAGCAGGGAATAGGGGAGAGGGGAAGCCAAAGATAATCACTGAAGGGCAAAAAAGGAATTTAAGTAACTATGGCATATGCAtgtgatggaatattatgcagctgttAAAATTAGGCATGAGAACATCATGTAGCAGAGTGGGAACTGAGCAGTATGACAGTATGTTCCAGAAGTGGGTCACAGCTCCATGTAAGCTCAAGAGGGATTTGTAAGCAGAATATGCCCTTTCTGGCCCCCAGTTACTTCTCTGACTTGGCTCCTACTACTCCTACACTGTCCCCATGTCTCATCCTGACCATCTGGCTCATTCTTAAGCACTTCAGTTCCAGTCCCACCTGGGGCTTTGCATTTACAGTTCCTTTTACCTAGAAAGCTATCCCTACAAATATCTGTGTGGCTGGCTTGTGACATTCAGTCTGCATGGCTGACTTTATTCAGACCTCTGCTCAAATGCCACCAAGTCAGAGACTCTTTCCATCCAGCTGTGCCTAAAATagcacctccccccaccccctaccaCCATCAGTCCCCATCTCCTtagccagctttgttcttcttagtATCACTTGTCACACTGCAATTATGTCAGTATTTGGACCTTTGTATGTGTAAGGTCCTGTTTTTCATGGCTGTATTTCTAACACAACAACGGCTGGCATATAATAGGTACTCAATCAAGGTTTGTTCACTGGCTGACTAACcataaaatgtatgtatatgAGCAAAATACTGAAAAGAATCTTGACGAAACAATCATGTGGgttagaatgaaaggaaataaggtgttttctttaacttttctatAGTGTTATAATACActtgatattttaaaagtaaaattagtgGATTATTTCAAGCATTTAattaagataataaatatttgtaacagACTGATACTATGTTTAGTTTAATACATGTAATCTCTTTTGGGGAAAACattcttaaaaatgaagaaataacagcAGTCAGGCTCACCTGTGTCTAAGGCGGCTGACTGCTGTGTCTTGTCCCAGGCTTGGAAATCAGCTGTTTCAAGGTCACAGCCCTCTTTTTTGCTTTCGACTTTGGAGGACCTGAGTTTTGAGCCCTTAAAGAATTTGTTGACAAATGATGACTCACGTTTAGTTTCTCCATCTGAGGAACTTTTGTTTCTTGCTTGATTCATAGTCAAGTTGAAAGAGGTCTTTTTCAATAAGACACCtgcctgttttctgttttctaggaCTACTGAGAAGAAAATAAGCTCCTGTCAAGCCTGTGTGAAATTACAACTTCCCTATAtgagtttttatttcctcttttctttctgtttttattactgttaaTGTTTAATGTGAAAATAAGAATGGTGTAAACCAGAATCCAGGAACTAACAGATGGAGCAGATACAAACCCAAAGCAAATTTGAGGTCTTTGCCCTGTTTTATTGTGTGAGATACATGCAGGTCATTACACAAAACACCACTTCAGCAAGTGCATCAACTGTgtcaatatattttaaacttcAGCAGGCAGTTAGAGGTACCTTCTAAGAGATGTAGTAACAGGAGTTAGCGTGCCTGTAAGCTGTGCGGCCCTTCATAAAACTGTGACACAGAGGAGTTTGctctcagtgaccccagcctcTTCTCTTCACACACTGTTGCCTTTTCTcttggcatttttactttctctACTCCAGCCCTGCACCACCACCCCATTAAACACACATTGACAGGAAACAATTCGTTCATTCCATAAACATAGTCTGCTCTGGGCCAAATACCATACTAGATGCAAGAGATTCAATGACAAACAAGACAAAGGGCTGAacaaagacaaatgctgagccTCTTGTATTTGATGGAACCTTGACCTGGTGGGAAGATGGCGTAGCATGCCAATAGTCATGTTACCCTGGGATGAGGGCCGCCAGGCAGGAGACCCCAGGAGTTAGGAACCCACAGCTGCACTAAGCCTGCCTTGGTGAATAGACTTCGAACAGTGAGTGACATTGCCTAGGTTTTGGGGAACTGGGAGTTagctaaaaggaaaagagatagaaaagtGTCCCAGGCAGAAAAAAACAGGCTCAAAAGCTTCCAGGCAGGAAGGCCCCAAAGCATCTAGTGTGGCTCCAGGGGTGAATTCTGGTTTGCCTGGAGTGTGGGATATGGGGGGTGGAGGTTGGGGTGGGTCTGGTGTGATTTCAGGCTAAAGATTCATAGGGGTCACTTTGTCATTGCTCCTGGGATTGCCTTACATTTTAAAGAGGAGCTAAAGACTTAAACTAAAGGAGAAACATTTTGTACAGGGGTTCCTAAAAATGCTCTTGTAGAGCCCATTTCCTTGCCTAGGGAATGGACTGTTCCATACACTCGGATTACTATTTTAGAAGCACTGGGATTACTATTTTAGAAGTCACAATTGgtcatcctttcctttttttttttaaactttcctttTAAATCAGAGCAGGGTCCAGCCCAGGTTTACCCAGGAACAGCATGGAACCAGACAGTTGCCCCAGACTGCAGCCCACAGCTGACCAAGCCTCAGCGGGTTAggtgggaaagaaaggaagaccaCGAGATCAGAAATCAGTCACAACCTGCGCCCCCGCCGTCCTGGTTTCACCATCTCCCCATGGCTTCCGGCTGTTCCTCTGGCCCCATCCGAAGCTTTACCTCCGtgctcattttcattcactttaACATTTTGGAGATTTATACAGAACCATTCTCTGGAAAGCCATCCCAGTAAATGGTTTCACTTTTTTCTCCCCCTCAAAGTGCTGAGCCCAACTCCCACGTCTTAAGAAAACACTGCTGGATGGTGCTCCAGGATGTAGTAATTTACCCAAGTGAAGCCCCACCCAGCCTGTGAGGCCCCGCTGGGTTCTCCGTGCGCCGGAGTCCTCTGCAGGCAGGATGGGAAGGGCCTGGCCCGGAT is part of the Manis pentadactyla isolate mManPen7 chromosome 1, mManPen7.hap1, whole genome shotgun sequence genome and harbors:
- the LRRC31 gene encoding leucine-rich repeat-containing protein 31 isoform X2 codes for the protein MNQARNKSSSDGETKRESSFVNKFFKGSKLRSSKVESKKEGCDLETADFQAWDKTQQSAALDTAIPLALEMELGSGMVKNEQFLQKLGRKAVDKCLDLNNCRLTTADVRELVALLPFLPDLEKLDISWNDFVGGTLPSIMPQMHLVSKLKILRLGSCRLTTDDVRALGDALKAIPELEELNLSWNSKVGGTLPLILQAVQEGSKMQTLELVDCALTSEDGTFVGQLLPMLKSLEVLDLSINRNIGGSLKSIAQGLKSTSNLKVLKLHSCGLSQNSVQLLDAAFSYMSELRKLDLSCNKELGGGFEDSAAQLAKLEHLEALDLHQCSLMAADVVSLTQVIPLLSSLQELDLSANKKVGTASEHLLSRLRFLPALKSLLINNCASECETFAALAEASIHLPALEIVNLSWNKCVGGNLKLLLETLKLSTSLQVLRLSSCSLVTEDVALLEEVCRKNRDCGAADSRTGQKRCSVG
- the LRRC31 gene encoding leucine-rich repeat-containing protein 31 isoform X1; the protein is MNQARNKSSSDGETKRESSFVNKFFKGSKLRSSKVESKKEGCDLETADFQAWDKTQQSAALDTAIPLALEMELGSGMVKNEQFLQKLGRKAVDKCLDLNNCRLTTADVRELVALLPFLPDLEKLDISWNDFVGGTLPSIMPQMHLVSKLKILRLGSCRLTTDDVRALGDALKAIPELEELNLSWNSKVGGTLPLILQAVQEGSKMQTLELVDCALTSEDGTFVGQLLPMLKSLEVLDLSINRNIGGSLKSIAQGLKSTSNLKVLKLHSCGLSQNSVQLLDAAFSYMSELRKLDLSCNKELGGGFEDSAAQLAKLEHLEALDLHQCSLMAADVVSLTQVIPLLSSLQELDLSANKKVGTASEHLLSRLRFLPALKSLLINNCASECETFAALAEASIHLPALEIVNLSWNKCVGGNLKLLLETLKLSTSLQVLRLSSCSLVTEDVALLASAIQAGHLAQLRELDLSYNDNICGAGWTVFCRHVWLLKDLATLDIGLRQPTFRDCGQWFRHLLCAVTKLPEITEIGMKRWILPASQEEEVEGFEQGHGNSIHFDHGGFQSADFPNLN